In Homo sapiens chromosome 8, GRCh38.p14 Primary Assembly, the genomic window GAAGCCCATCTTTAACATAGTTAGATTTTTCTTTGCCATTCAATATTTTAAGGATACAGAAATACCATTAGTTTTGCTCAGGTTGGTAGTGTCGaagacaacaaaaaataaagttcacaAAATTAAAGGAGAAGcactttctcatttaaaaagtgatttatttctaatttcataGGAAGCTCTATTTGGCAGTTTATGGAACTAATTACACACTTGGTCAATTGCCTTCCTCCATTTTTACTTGAACTCCATGTTTATCCCCACAAAAGTGTAAGCAAATAACAATCCTATGTTTCCTTTATGAGTTTTACAATTTGTGAAAtacaattatgttttaaaataggtaaattttatcttttgttcatAAAAGAAtgtgttattttcttaaataaactgGAAAGTAATTTCAAGTTTTAAAGttgatatatttctcttttttacacTAACAGCATAGTAGCAAGATTAATTAGATGGAAACAAATAGAAGCATAGTTTTATGTCAAAAATGATAGCACTGAGATTATAAATGTTTACAAtatcttttagcatttttctaaagaataatCATGTAAGTGAAATTCATAAACGCTTAGCtaacatcttaattttttatCTCTGCATATGCATTTCCAAATAAGTCAGTTTAggttaaaaatcaataacaatttCTGTAAAACAAAAAGAGCAAGCTACCAGtaagtatgattttaaaataaaatattactgattCACTCCAACTTACAAAAactcactctttcttttttttttttttcacaaagaagtttctcagaatgcttctgggtagttgtttttttttaattattattattattatactttaagttttagggtacatgtgcacaacatgcaggctagttacatatgtatacatgtgccatgctggtgtgctgcacccattaactcatcatttagcattaggtatatctcctaatgctatccctcccctctccccctaccccacaacagtccccagagtgtgatgttccccttcctatgtccatgtgttctcattgttcaattcccatctatgagtgagaacatgtgatgtttggttttttgtccttgtgatagtttactgagaatgatgatttccaatttcatccatgtccctacaaaggacatgaactcatcattttttatggctgcatagtattccatggtgtatatgtgccacatttactatgacaaacccacagacaactCACTCTTTCTTAAAAGCAAAAAGTCCTGTAATTCCTCCTTTAACTTAATGGAGTGGATATTTAATAGTAAGTTTTAGGTCTCTAGAAATTGGTGGATTTCTTTAACAAAAGCAtacttgcagaaaaaaaatgatattttaatgcCTTGTTGCTCCAGCAGAACAAATTACAGCCTTAACCGAAATAATTTAGGGGCTACATTCCTTGTTTCCCTTCTCTTTGGTTAATGAAAGATAATTTCACCTCTAAAGTTTTGAAATTCAACTTTGATatctattttattctctctctctctctttttttttaattttattttgagatggagtctcactctgtcactcaggctggtgtgcagtggtgcgatcttggctcactctgaccttcgcctcttgggttcaagtgattctcctgcctcagcctcccaagtagctgggactacaagcgtgtgccaccacgcctggctaatttttgtatttttagtagagacgaggtttcaccatgttggccaggttggtctcgtaCTTTtgacctcagcctcgcaaagtgctgggattacagacttgaacCACACTTGGCCTGATTTTATTCTCTCTCTGGTAAACATGTGAGTTAATATTTTCCCTGTCACTCttccttatatttaaaaatgcagttttcaGTAAGGGATTTGGGGAATtacattactctttttttttttttaaccctgaaGTAAAGAAGCAGATCTAGCTTTCTCTTAGAAACCTGTATAATATATAGGATTTCTTCATctttccaaaatgctgatattCAAACCTCAATTTTCTCAGGAGAGACTGCTCCATGGTACATCTTTTGCTTTATTAATGTTGGTAAACTGTCCCATGGACAGTGTTTTATAAGAGATCATAATATTGCAATCCTAAAATCATCATAACTAAGTTTACTTTCCATTTTTGCTCGTgttttatagagaaaagaaaatggaagtttCAAAATCTATGACTCATATTTTCTGATAGTGAATACACTCTTATCTTTGACCTGGTCAATCTTATAGGCAATGCTCTTCCTCTAGTTATCTTATAGTTTTATTAACTTTGAGAGAATAGAAAACcaccctattaaaaatacagcgTGGCGGAACTGGCTGACCCAACACTTTCTAACATGCATGCTGTCATGAAGTCTCAAACAGCATTGTTTTATGAGCTCTAGTGACAAACCTGACTATTGCTATTTTTGAAAGTAGTGGAGaatgaaaatatctttcttcCAAGGTCTTTTAGAAAgactttttctcactttttttacttaaaaaaaaaactccttaaaATCTATATTCTAACATACACTAAAgagaagtgctcaataaatactgtgTTTTTTCCCCCTAGCTGTACAAAATGAACGTGACAGAATAAGCACCAGAAGAAGCACATTTGATGGCAGCAACATCCCCTCCATTAACACACTGGCACAAGCTGAAGTTCGGTCTCGCCAGGTACCTGTGGCACGGCAGCATCAAaccctatttaataaaatcaaatgtCCATGTAGGCATCATGCTAAAATAATCTAAGTTTTTTCAAAGGTGCTCATTACTAAAATAAGTTACATCTACACACAATTAAGAGTTTTACTTTGAAAGTTTGAGTGGGACTGCTGACTTAATTTTGACTGTTCTTGAACAAGACtagttttaaatggaaaaataaaacaaatttcagtctaagattgttttttaaaaagtttgcttataagtttgattaaaaataatgaatagcaCAAAGCTCTGTaggcagtattttattttattgatggaATCTGTACAACCAGCTACCACAACTTTTGGGGAGTTTGGTTGATATTTGTTATCAGAGCTTCTTTCCTTGAAAATGACTTCTGGATCTTTGGGAACTGCTTTGGAAGCAGACATTTAAATGAAGAGTCAGAATTCAGAAaacacagaagagagaaaactttattattttaaatttctcaaataacagttctacagttaaaaaaataagtcattagttatatacataaaaataaattatttagtgtTGTATAAAGAAATCCTTAAATCAAACTTACTTTAGCATTGCCCTTATtagaaatgttaatattatttttctattataaagcAGATTATAAAATTGCCAAGTAGTTAATCAGGTCCTATAATGAGTCAGTGCAACTACTTTCATTTTTGATAACACAAGGGTAATATGATGAGGTTAACATCACCGTTATCATTATTACTTGAAGATTGCTTGATGGGCAATAAAGCTTTTAGAGAATGACCTAAAGGGGAGCtatgagaaaatattcaaatacagaTAAAGATACACTCACACGCATGTtcaaaaataagtttataaaaacttttagactgtgttttctttcagcagAAAAGCtttattacttatatttttatatagtctaaaattacaaatttacaaatttacaaatCTTACAAATTTATTATATGTTAAGCTCTTCAACATTGCTGAGTCACACattggttttttaatttaattttgatggGCTTCCTTTTAATGCAGCGAGACAAATAGTTCTTGCTTCTTGTCTCCCCAACTGGGTAAACgttatgaaaacattttcttcataaacttccacaaattaaagaaaatatcacctttaattcaaaataaaatcaaagagcaTATTACATATGGATactatctatctatttttataGCCATTTTGAATTGTGAAATTCCTCAAAAGTTGGGGTAAAACTTAGTGTACAGATTTGACCACTAACATAAGATACTGTTCCCAGAGGATGGTgctatatatatgaaatgtttttaaattaacttgTAAACttataggtattttatttttcaatttaaatcagtatttcatttttcaatttaaaatgtttagtatTTGTCAAGATACTGTAACAACAATAGTGCCTACTTCTATGGCCTTTACTTATcatagtcaaaagaaaaaaaggggaatgTTGGccatctattattttaaatgataatataatGCTTTTCTTAATACTAGATCTCAGTCTCAAGCCCTGGGTCAAGCACTGACATAAACGTTAAGAAAATTGCAAGTATTGGTGATGTCTGTGAATCTATGAAACAGCAGCTCTTAGTCTTGGTGGAATGGGCTAAATATATTCCTGCCTTCTGTGAATTACCATTGGATGATCAGGTAcacatttaaaactttataaatgctttaaaaatgcttCTTGAACTTTGCTAAGTTTATGTTCTTTCCATATTATTTGTAATGCATATTCTATATTACTGTATTTGGCAAAAGATAAATTAGGAGGAAGGATTGGGTTTCCTTACCCATTCACCTTGTTCTATCAAGAGGCACAACTGTTTGACTTCTATTTTAGGGGTGTAGCAAATTTATTGATTGGACAAGAACTGAACAAAACACTCCTCTGCccttttggaattttaaaagggTCATGTGAGGGAGAAAGGTAGATAGCATGTAACTATCATTGTGAGACAAAGTATTAGAAGAGTGAATGTCTGTGAAGCAAATGGTGGATGTTGTGTATTGGCGTTTACTGAAGCTGCTATATAAAACTCCTCAGAAATACCAGGTCACTCCTAGACAGAAACCACACAGGTTGTGGTGTTGTCTTGGTGGGTACTTCATGCAATTAACATAAAGTTTTACCTTTCATGCTGTCAATTTTATTCTAGAATTTATTGTATAAAAGTTACATGtctggcaaaaagaaaaacatctgtaGAAACATGATCAGAAatttatagagaaataaaatttacacaACAAAAGATAGAGTGATCTTTTACTAATActtctattttcatattttgtcaTATGCCCATtaggatattttaataaatacttaggAACTTGAATTTCCTAATTGTACTATAAAGATAAGTATTTTGGTTTCAGATTCATTTTGAACCGTTCTTACTAAGTAGggtataattttttgtagatgaaaataattggaaaaattcCCTTTCTCTCACCTTAAATTAACCATGGTAAGTGTTATAACcagtgtatatttatttttaagagagcGTTTCACCtggtgacaggaaaaaaaaatacagtgaaatctgaaataattcttaaaatgctCTGTAACTGCCTTCCTGGTGTGAGTCACGAATATTGACATACCATAAAGATAGCATGGCTCAGAAGGTTATGCCAGTGAATAACGCTAAATTGCTAAAACCTACCAGTCTCACCCCAAGCAATATAAGTAGGGTTACGTTATttatcagttttatatttttattatcattcttcTTTAGAAGTTGCTGACTTATATATTCAGtgatttaaaaattgggaaattaAAATCCAGTAACCAGTGAAAAACAGTTTTAATTTGCCAACTGATTCTTTAATATTAACAgtataacatttattaattagCCACAAATTAGTAAATGTCTGTTATGAATAAGGCATGGGAAATTAGCTTTCAGTTGCACTATAAattacatcatttcatttaattctctcagGAGCTCGGTGACAggtgttattatctccattttacagtttCTAAAACTGAACCCTAGATCAGtaaaattcattcaataaattcatcaaatgaatatttattaggAGATTACTGTTCAGTTTTAGGAACTGTGGGTATTTAGcagtaaaaatacagatttcttcaCTATTCTCATAAATGTACACTCTATTTGAGAAAGGTGGATaacttaaaaaatgcaaaaattatgaGAAAGTTCATTCCAAGTGGAGATAAGCTctataaaatgctataaaatggAATAGGATGAGTTGTTGGAGAATGGGGATAAAATGAGAAGAGATACTTTaaactgaggaccagagaagTTATTGCCTGAGACCCTGAAAGACAAGGGGCCAAGCCCAGGAGAATCTGAGAAGAAAGCACTCCAGATACAGGAACAGCATGTCCAAGGTTCTGAGTCAGGCAGCAACAATGTGAACAAGGGGTGTTGCAAGATGAAGTCAGAGACATGAGGGCTGGGAGGCAAAGCACTGACCCCTCTCACGCCTCCCATCACCTGTGAGGCCATGTTTGACGAGTTTGGATTTCAGTCTAGGGACAATAAGAAACCATTCAAAGAGTTTTCAGCCTGGACTAGGGTGGTAGCAATGGAGATGAAAAGAAGTGGATCACTTTGGCTTGTATTTTGAGAAGCAGCACTAGAATTTACTGCAGAGTTAGAGAGGACTCAAAATAGTCTCTTGTTTTGATGTGAACAAGCACTTTGGATTACGGTGTCATTTACTAGATGAAGATAATGGGGAAGTGTTACATTGGTAGGTGTTAAATTTGTAATGCTTCCTATACTTCCTAGTGGTGATGCCCAGCAGGTAATTGAGTGTACGAATGAAGCTCAGTTGAGAGCTTACTGAGAAGAATAATCTAGAAAGCGGCAGAACCCAGACCTCCCATCTTTTCCTTACAAGAagtctttgctttgcttttgtttatttagtttATTACGTGCAGGagattatgttttatatatgttttatcgTTTAGTACTCATGAGTacatgatgagattttttttatctctactcccattttgtagatgaaaacAAATGAGTAAGTTCAAACGTACTGGTTAACTTACACAAGGTTAAACAGGTAGTAAGTGGCcgtgctgggatttgaactctggTCTGATTCTGTTTCCCTTGCAAACAGTTAacttgtctgctttttttttttttctttctgctgccaTTGTATTGATTTGCtagatagttttaaaatttttgaaaagtaagtTCTATTGACATGCTATGATAGAAAACTGGAAGGCTTAATGATGGCATGTATCTATGAATACTATAGTTTGTTAAACAAAAAGTCCCAGGCTTAAAGAACACTCTAAGTTAACAAGACTCATGTCATCTtttaatcattatatattataattaattgtTAAACTGAGAATTTTTCATTAAGGTGGCACTGTTGAGAGCTCACGCAGGGGAGCACTTACTGCTTGGAGCTACAAAGAGATCCATGATGTATAAAGATATTTTGCTTTtgggtaagttttttttttttaatttaagaagaaattatgcatattttattcttGCAATATTATACAGGGTCTGTTCTGTATGTACCAAGTATTTACAGACACTGGCAAATGGTGCTGTCACTTCACAGGTTTAATTTAATTGTGTCCTCACTTGGCCTTATTTTTCCTTGCCTTGACTGTATGTAAGTTCAGAGTCCATGAGACAATCAGGGAgcattaagatttaaaaataaaaaagagatgttGCTCAATAAACATAATATTGAGGTATGTTCAAATTATATCAGAATGAATAATTAGTAAATTATATGGCTGCCTTATGGAGTCTCAATGTGTTTTCATATTTCCTCAgagtctgctttttattttacacactttaaaaaaacatgtttaCGTCCTATGATCTTATTGCCCATGATAGCCCACGATATGCTACAAAATGATCAAGTAAAAAAGTATTGGTGGTAATGACTGAACAATTTCGATAGACAGGAATGCTAGAAGAGGCTAAGGAAGGATAATAGGTGTGGGGTGGTGGGGTAGAGaagacataaagaaaagacatttgtcTTCATTAATTGCTCCAATCCCGCTACCTTACTTAACTTAAACAGTTAGGTTTTGAGGGTTGAGATCCTTCTGACACTTACTAGCTCTACCTCTCTCTGGCATGTGTGAAAATATGactagattattttatttttgtgctaGATGTTTTAGccccaaatataaataaattgaagacaatataacaatatttaatattattgcaGGTTTACTATGTAAATGCACTGGTCTAAGTAcattacatgtatatgtatatatattctctcatttaatccttgaaaTAGCCCTAAGGGATTAGTACTACTATTTTCagcccattttgcaggtgaagaaatggagacagagaAAGTTTACCaaaggtcacaaagctagaaaATAATATAGCCAAGATTCTAAACCACATAATGTGATTGTGGAGACTATGCCCTGAAATGCTATTAAATACCTCTCTTGAATTTCTAGTAAACATCTAGAATACTGTTCTTGTTATAGACCTAAATGCAATATACCTAGAAAACAAAATGCCTACTGTATACATTCTAGTTCTAAATTGATTTACCCAGAATAGTTAGGTAAGCTAACCTTTCATAAagaaagagtgaaactcaaaaaaagatagtaactatgtgaggtgaaaTATATGTTAATGAGTTTTACTatggtaattatttcacaatgtagatacaaattaaaacattacattgggccaggcatggtggctcatgcctgtaatcccagcactttgggagacagaggcaggaggatcacttaaggtcaggagttcgagaccagcctggccaacatggtgaaacctcgtctctactaaaaatacaaaaaattaactgggcgtggtggcgggagcctgtaatcccagctactctggaagctgagacatgagaatcacttgaacctgagcagcagaggttgcagcaagctgagatcgtgccactgcactccagcctgggcgatagagactccatctaaaaacacaaacaaacaaacaaaaaatcacattgtacaccttaaatatatacaattctgTTTGCTTGTCATAACTCCATAAAGCTGGAGAAAAAAGAGTGAGGCTACCATTGAACATGCTGTTACCCTGAGGATTGTCTTTGCCTGCAGtgaaagaatttagaatatttgtctttttataaaaccagaaaataacaatttAACTGTTATTTTTGGAAGCTATAAAAATTTTCATCATATTATAGCTAGAGAATTTCTAAGTTAGAAAGATCTTTAGGGAATAGGTGGTCCAGCTCGCTACCCAATCTCTGAACTCCCTTAAAGTCAGCCTTATAAAGTGGTTATCCCACCTCTATTTAAAGAAGTCCTGGAAGAGAAAACATACTATCAGAGGCAACTCATGAGAATTCacatgctaatttaaaaaaaaaaatcaacctccTTTACTTAGGTGTGTTAAAACTGTCTCAATAGTGTATGCCTAGAATGCCTAGAGTATCAAAGTGCTGTTTTTAATCCGCTGTAAACAAGAAAGATTCTTTAGGGTTTGTATTGTAGTCATTAGTGAATAAAACGCTAATAGATGTCTGACACAGAGAAAAACTAATCATTATatttagattttgtcaaatatcagCATGTTATTAGTCTGCACTTTTGTGTTATCACCAGTGACTGATCCCGTTAAAATGCATGTGATCACATTATTAATGTTCTTGGTCCTTTAAGCATGCTTAAGTTTTTCTAGCATAACTAACAACACCACTGAGAGAGGAAGTACATCACTATTCCTTCAAGGGTAGACTATTTTAAACACCGGtttgttaaattttaaacagTGCTGACAATTTGGGGAGACAGgtggttattttgttttgttttgttttgttttctctctcataGGAAACAACTATGTTATTCACCGCAACAGCTGTGAAGTTGAGATTAGCCGTGTGGCCAATCGTGTTCTAGATGAGCTGGTTAGACCATTTCAAGAAATCCAGATTGATGACAATGAGTATGCTTGTTTAAAGGCAATTGTATTTTTTGATCCAGGTTGGTTTTCAAAATTCCACTAGagaattaatataataaaaattgaactacttttcaatattagaatatttattGTCTCACACTGTAATTAGGTTAAATCTGTACACTGCCTCTCTTATTCCTTTGTTAGATGCAAAAGGGCTAAGCGATCCAGTAAAAATTAAGAACATGAGGTTCCAAGTGCAGATCGGTTTGGAGGACTACATCAATGATCGGCAGTATGACTCCCGGGGGAGGTTTGGAGAGTTGCTTCTGCTCCTGCCCACACTGCAGAGCATCACGTGGCAAATGATTGAGCAAATACAGTTTGTTAAACTTTTTGGGATGGTTAAAATTGACAATCTACTTCAGGAAATGCTATTAGGTGGTGAGTACATTGAATAATTTCTACTTTATTGATTAGAATCACACTAAATATAAGTTTGACCTACTGATTTTTTTGTCCATATTTAATTCATCTACTGAAGTTGCT contains:
- the HNF4G gene encoding hepatocyte nuclear factor 4-gamma isoform X1; protein product: MNTTDNGVNCLCAICGDRATGKHYGASSCDGCKGFFRRSIRKSHVYSCRFSRQCVVDKDKRNQCRYCRLRKCFRAGMKKEAVQNERDRISTRRSTFDGSNIPSINTLAQAEVRSRQISVSSPGSSTDINVKKIASIGDVCESMKQQLLVLVEWAKYIPAFCELPLDDQVALLRAHAGEHLLLGATKRSMMYKDILLLGNNYVIHRNSCEVEISRVANRVLDELVRPFQEIQIDDNEYACLKAIVFFDPDAKGLSDPVKIKNMRFQVQIGLEDYINDRQYDSRGRFGELLLLLPTLQSITWQMIEQIQFVKLFGMVKIDNLLQEMLLGGASNDGSHLHHPMHPHLSQDPLTGQTILLGPMSTLVHADQISTPETPLPSPPQGSGQEQYKIAANQASVISHQHLSKQKQL
- the HNF4G gene encoding hepatocyte nuclear factor 4-gamma isoform 1 (isoform 1 is encoded by transcript variant 1), whose translation is MMRVSEPILDMDMANYSEVLDPTYTTLEFETMQILYNSSDSSAPETSMNTTDNGVNCLCAICGDRATGKHYGASSCDGCKGFFRRSIRKSHVYSCRFSRQCVVDKDKRNQCRYCRLRKCFRAGMKKEAVQNERDRISTRRSTFDGSNIPSINTLAQAEVRSRQISVSSPGSSTDINVKKIASIGDVCESMKQQLLVLVEWAKYIPAFCELPLDDQVALLRAHAGEHLLLGATKRSMMYKDILLLGNNYVIHRNSCEVEISRVANRVLDELVRPFQEIQIDDNEYACLKAIVFFDPDAKGLSDPVKIKNMRFQVQIGLEDYINDRQYDSRGRFGELLLLLPTLQSITWQMIEQIQFVKLFGMVKIDNLLQEMLLGGASNDGSHLHHPMHPHLSQDPLTGQTILLGPMSTLVHADQISTPETPLPSPPQGSGQEQYKIAANQASVISHQHLSKQKQL